In Rhododendron vialii isolate Sample 1 chromosome 9a, ASM3025357v1, the following are encoded in one genomic region:
- the LOC131300278 gene encoding NAC domain-containing protein 78-like isoform X2, with translation MELDRSETSGSLAPGFRFHPTDEELVSYYLKRKVCGKPFRFDAISDVDVYKTEPWDLPGKSRLKTRDLEWYFFSVLDKKYGNGSRTNRATERGYWKTTGKDRAVLHRTRTVGMKKTLVYHNGRAPRGDRTNWVMHEYRLVDETLEKSGIFQDAFVLCRIFQKSGSGPKNGEQYGAPFVEEEWENDALVVVPGEEARGKEAADDDSFLDANDIEQILGTDIPSGNVPVPFFYYGDSSTNVPDPLDFIDDAQKLLLSMGESYYAPDQPEDKKLLDFPGQNYVDAVPVKQEYVGESSNGANAVDPDYLLDEPFFDVTNNQLDKGEYLETGDLSNTILGDPSYLDMVEEYLTFYDAENGNSQYMPFDTLDMMGSENPFSDQSCLTQEHLNGGAQQESMGSQQLWQGLENDAALSSEQELEKLGSGNLHPLTKQVNRKLGSIPAPPAFASEFPTKEAALLLSSSAHSSSPTQITAGMIQISNMTANGNRAYWSFGKNSDVNIVLSFGLSPDDPNPTKAGTGVPRCWLYMFFVWVLILSVSCRIGTYFYTGNAA, from the exons ATGGAGTTGGATCGATCGGAAACGTCGGGTTCGCTCGCTCCGGGGTTTCGGTTCCACCCGACCGATGAAGAACTGGTGAGTTACTACCTTAAGCGCAAGGTCTGTGGAAAGCCCTTCCGCTTCGACGCCATATCCGACGTCGACGTCTACAAGACCGAGCCGTGGGACCTTCCAG GTAAGTCAAGGCTGAAGACCAGGGACTTGGAGTGGTACTTTTTCAGTGTACTAGATAAGAAGTACGGGAATGGGTCGAGAACAAATAGGGCTACAGAAAGAGGTTACTGGAAGACAACGGGGAAGGACCGAGCAGTCCTCCATAGGACGCGGACGGTTGGAATGAAGAAAACTCTCGTTTATCACAACGGCCGGGCTCCACGAGGCGATAGGACTAATTGGGTAATGCACGAGTACCGACTTGTTGATGAGACGCTGGAGAAATCTGGGATTTTTCAG GATGCATTTGTGTTATGCAGAATATTTCAGAAGAGTGGTTCAGGGCCAAAGAATGGGGAGCAGTATGGGGCACCATTTGTTGAGGAGGAGTGGGAGAATGATGCCTTAGTTGTGGTCCCTGGTGAGGAGGCTAGGGGAAAAGAGGCAGCTGATGATGATTCCTTTCTCGATGCAAATGATATTGAGCAG attcTTGGTACAGACATTCCATCAGGAAATGTTCCCGTTCCTTTCTTCTACTATGGGGATAGCAGCACCAATGTCCCGGACCCGCTGGATTTCATCGACGATGCTCAAAAGCTTTTGTTGTCTATGGGTGAAAGTTACTATGCTCCAGACCAGCCTGAGGACAAGAAGTTACTCGATTTCCCAGGGCAAAATTACGTGGATGCAGTTCCAGTAAAACAAGAATATGTTGGTGAATCAAGCAATGGTGCGAATGCTGTGGATCCAGATTACTTG CTTGATGAACCGTTTTTTGATGTTACCAACAATCAATTGGATAAAGGGGAATATCTGGAAACTGGTGACCTTTCAAACACCATTTTGGGGGATCCTTCTTATTTGGACATGGTTGAAGAGTACCTTACTTTCTACGATGCAGAAAATGGCAACTCACAGTACATGCCCTTTGATACTTTGGACATGATGGGAAGTGAGAACCCCTTTTCCGATCAATCATGCCTCACCCAGGAG CATCTTAATGGAGGAGCCCAACAAGAGAGTATGGGAAGCCAACAGCTGTGGCAAGGACTTGAAAATGATGCTGCATTGTCGTCAGAGCAGGAGCTCGAAAAGCTTGGATCCG GTAATCTGCATCCATTAACCAAGCAAGTGAACCGCAAGTTAGGCAGCATCCCTGCTCCTCCTGCATTTGCTTCAGAGTTCCCAACGAAAGAAGCAGCTCTTCTGTTGAGTTCTTCAGCTCATTCTTCTAGTCCAACCCAGATTACAGCTGGTATGATCCAAATAAGCAACATGACCGCTAATGGCAACAGGGCATACTGGTCGTTTGGGAAGAATTCCGATGTCAATATCGTCCTTTCTTTTGGCCTGTCACCAGATGATCCGAATCCTACCAAGGCTGGGACAGGGGTGCCGCGGTGCTGGTTGTACATGTTTTTTGTCTGGGTTCTGATCCTATCAGTGAGTTGCAGAATTGGGACCTACTTCTACACCGGCAATGCTGCTTGA
- the LOC131300278 gene encoding NAC domain-containing protein 53-like isoform X1: MELDRSETSGSLAPGFRFHPTDEELVSYYLKRKVCGKPFRFDAISDVDVYKTEPWDLPGKSRLKTRDLEWYFFSVLDKKYGNGSRTNRATERGYWKTTGKDRAVLHRTRTVGMKKTLVYHNGRAPRGDRTNWVMHEYRLVDETLEKSGIFQDAFVLCRIFQKSGSGPKNGEQYGAPFVEEEWENDALVVVPGEEARGKEAADDDSFLDANDIEQILGTDIPSGNVPVPFFYYGDSSTNVPDPLDFIDDAQKLLLSMGESYYAPDQPEDKKLLDFPGQNYVDAVPVKQEYVGESSNGANAVDPDYLNAVDPDYLNAMDPDYLNAVDPDFLLDEPFFDVTNNQLDKGEYLETGDLSNTILGDPSYLDMVEEYLTFYDAENGNSQYMPFDTLDMMGSENPFSDQSCLTQEHLNGGAQQESMGSQQLWQGLENDAALSSEQELEKLGSGNLHPLTKQVNRKLGSIPAPPAFASEFPTKEAALLLSSSAHSSSPTQITAGMIQISNMTANGNRAYWSFGKNSDVNIVLSFGLSPDDPNPTKAGTGVPRCWLYMFFVWVLILSVSCRIGTYFYTGNAA; encoded by the exons ATGGAGTTGGATCGATCGGAAACGTCGGGTTCGCTCGCTCCGGGGTTTCGGTTCCACCCGACCGATGAAGAACTGGTGAGTTACTACCTTAAGCGCAAGGTCTGTGGAAAGCCCTTCCGCTTCGACGCCATATCCGACGTCGACGTCTACAAGACCGAGCCGTGGGACCTTCCAG GTAAGTCAAGGCTGAAGACCAGGGACTTGGAGTGGTACTTTTTCAGTGTACTAGATAAGAAGTACGGGAATGGGTCGAGAACAAATAGGGCTACAGAAAGAGGTTACTGGAAGACAACGGGGAAGGACCGAGCAGTCCTCCATAGGACGCGGACGGTTGGAATGAAGAAAACTCTCGTTTATCACAACGGCCGGGCTCCACGAGGCGATAGGACTAATTGGGTAATGCACGAGTACCGACTTGTTGATGAGACGCTGGAGAAATCTGGGATTTTTCAG GATGCATTTGTGTTATGCAGAATATTTCAGAAGAGTGGTTCAGGGCCAAAGAATGGGGAGCAGTATGGGGCACCATTTGTTGAGGAGGAGTGGGAGAATGATGCCTTAGTTGTGGTCCCTGGTGAGGAGGCTAGGGGAAAAGAGGCAGCTGATGATGATTCCTTTCTCGATGCAAATGATATTGAGCAG attcTTGGTACAGACATTCCATCAGGAAATGTTCCCGTTCCTTTCTTCTACTATGGGGATAGCAGCACCAATGTCCCGGACCCGCTGGATTTCATCGACGATGCTCAAAAGCTTTTGTTGTCTATGGGTGAAAGTTACTATGCTCCAGACCAGCCTGAGGACAAGAAGTTACTCGATTTCCCAGGGCAAAATTACGTGGATGCAGTTCCAGTAAAACAAGAATATGTTGGTGAATCAAGCAATGGTGCGAATGCTGTGGATCCAGATTACTTGAATGCTGTGGATCCAGATTACTTGAATGCTATGGATCCAGATTACTTGAATGCTGTGGATCCAGATTTCTTGCTTGATGAACCGTTTTTTGATGTTACCAACAATCAATTGGATAAAGGGGAATATCTGGAAACTGGTGACCTTTCAAACACCATTTTGGGGGATCCTTCTTATTTGGACATGGTTGAAGAGTACCTTACTTTCTACGATGCAGAAAATGGCAACTCACAGTACATGCCCTTTGATACTTTGGACATGATGGGAAGTGAGAACCCCTTTTCCGATCAATCATGCCTCACCCAGGAG CATCTTAATGGAGGAGCCCAACAAGAGAGTATGGGAAGCCAACAGCTGTGGCAAGGACTTGAAAATGATGCTGCATTGTCGTCAGAGCAGGAGCTCGAAAAGCTTGGATCCG GTAATCTGCATCCATTAACCAAGCAAGTGAACCGCAAGTTAGGCAGCATCCCTGCTCCTCCTGCATTTGCTTCAGAGTTCCCAACGAAAGAAGCAGCTCTTCTGTTGAGTTCTTCAGCTCATTCTTCTAGTCCAACCCAGATTACAGCTGGTATGATCCAAATAAGCAACATGACCGCTAATGGCAACAGGGCATACTGGTCGTTTGGGAAGAATTCCGATGTCAATATCGTCCTTTCTTTTGGCCTGTCACCAGATGATCCGAATCCTACCAAGGCTGGGACAGGGGTGCCGCGGTGCTGGTTGTACATGTTTTTTGTCTGGGTTCTGATCCTATCAGTGAGTTGCAGAATTGGGACCTACTTCTACACCGGCAATGCTGCTTGA
- the LOC131300280 gene encoding NAC domain containing protein 50-like, whose amino-acid sequence MGHELPEIAPLRASPPPPTSLAPGFRFHPTDEELVQYYLKRKACAKPFRFEAVTEIDVYKSEPWELAGHSRLQSRDLEWYFFSPVDRKYGNGARLNRATGRGYWKATGKDRFVRHKGQTIGMKKTLVFHSGRAPKGNRTNWVMHEYRLVDEDLEKSGVAQDSFMLCRIFQKSGLGPPNGDRYAPFIEEEWDNNASLVVPGEEAGDEMLNDDDAEVERNELEQDVHPIDKAPLRLVEVPYISENIPFVCKRERSDDCPLQGTSDTEPISLVHNKRSKNDDPNTSRANGSEDSTTTTHDLRISTTMTTSTNFSSAFLEFPLLEPLDPKENHTSNFHSFDASNLEKSVPPGYLKFISNLENEILNVCMERETLKIEVMRAQAMINVLQSRMDILDKENCELRRVG is encoded by the exons ATGGGTCACGAATTGCCGGAAATCGCCCCTCTGCGCGCCTCGCCGCCGCCTCCGACTTCGCTGGCACCTGGGTTTCGGTTCCACCCGACGGATGAGGAATTGGTGCAGTACTATTTGAAGCGCAAGGCCTGTGCTAAGCCTTTCCGATTCGAAGCCGTAACCGAAATCGACGTCTACAAATCTGAGCCCTGGGAGCTcgcag GACATTCAAGGCTCCAGAGCCGAGACTTAGAGTGGTACTTTTTCAGCCCAGTAGATAGAAAGTATGGTAATGGAGCTCGGTTGAATCGGGCAACTGGAAGAGGGTATTGGAAGGCCACTGGAAAGGATCGTTTTGTGCGTCATAAAGGTCAGACAATTGGTATGAAAAAAACACTCGTGTTTCATAGTGGTCGAGCTCCAAAAGGAAATCGGACTAATTGGGTCATGCATGAGTACAGGCTTGTTGATGAAGACCTAGAGAAATCTGGAGTGGCACAG GATTCATTCATGCTGTgcagaatttttcaaaaaagtgggTTAGGACCACCAAATGGGGACCGATATGCCCCATTCATTGAGGAGGAATGGGATAACAATGCCTCATTGGTGGTTCCAGGAGAAGAGGCTGGGGATGAGATGCTAAATGATGATGATGCAGAAGTTGAAAGAAATGAGCTTGAGCAG GATGTTCATCCCATCGACAAGGCCCCTCTGCGTCTAGTTGAGGTTCCATATATTTCTGAAAACATTCCATTTGTTTGCAAAAGGGAAAGGTCCGATGATTGCCCTCTACAAGGTACATCTGATACTGAACCCATCTCGTTAGTCCATAATAAAAGATCAAAGAATGATGATCCCAACACCAGCCGTGCAAATGGTTCGGAAGATTCAACTACAACAACACATGATCTTCGCATATCTACAACAATGACCACTTCAACGAATTTTTCCTCTGCTTTTTTGGAATTCCCATTGTTAGAGCCTCTTGACCCCAAGGAAAATCACACAAGTAACTTCCATTCATTTGACGCTTCCAACCTTGAGAAGTCCGTTCCGCCCGGCTACTTGAAATTTATCAgcaatttggaaaatgaaatccTCAACGTTTGCATGGAGAGGGAGACTTTGAAGATTGAAGTGATGAGAGCCCAGGCAATGATCAACGTTCTTCAATCGCGTATGGACATTCTTGACAAGGAAAACTGCGAATTGAGAAGGGTTGGCTGA
- the LOC131300284 gene encoding zinc finger protein ZAT5-like: protein MEALEELMGDAHIIKGKRTKRQKLQSPIPFSIATYDSQGGDGENAYSSAELAESATTEEEEEDMVANCLILLAQGGSVDMKSSRPGNCRDHGITTGFRYTSKRFLEAPSTGSGKVGMYVYQCKTCDRTFPSFQALGGHRASHKRPKPAPVEVKRKTMLWTDDEGGEEEEGEIKDHASPSLSLQLVNRPNGNPKSSPKVHECSICGAEFASGQALGGHMRRHRIPGGTNTTLSLSPLSPIGCEYEDREAKKQKNALSLSPLSAIRGESEDQEARKQRIVMSLDLDLNLPAPLEDQVGESKFAFASKEQPQQQQQQQQQQLQPPPLVLSTGPTLVDCQY, encoded by the coding sequence ATGGAAGCGTTGGAGGAACTCATGGGTGACGCCCACATAATTAAAGGCAAGCGAACCAAGCGACAGAAGCTTCAATCCCCTATCCCCTTCTCGATCGCCACTTACGATTCACAGGGCGGAGATGGAGAAAATGCTTATTCTTCGGCTGAATTGGCTGAGAGTGCGACgacggaggaggaggaggaagacaTGGTGGCGAATTGCCTGATTCTTCTGGCTCAGGGCGGCTCGGTGGACATGAAATCGTCGAGACCAGGAAATTGCCGTGACCACGGGATCACCACGGGATTCAGGTACACGAGTAAGAGGTTTTTGGAGGCACCGTCGACGGGTAGCGGCAAGGTGGGGATGTATGTTTACCAATGCAAGACGTGTGACCGgacttttccttctttccaaGCGTTGGGGGGCCACAGGGCTAGCCACAAGAGGCCTAAACCGGCCCCGGTGGAGGTGAAGAGGAAGACGATGTTGTGGACCGATGAtgaaggaggagaagaagaagaaggagaaatcAAGGATCACGCCTcgccttccctttctctccaATTGGTCAATAGGCCGAATGGGAATCCAAAATCCTCGCCGAAGGTTCATGAGTGCTCAATTTGTGGCGCAGAGTTCGCGTCAGGACAAGCATTGGGGGGTCATATGAGGCGTCATCGAATACCCGGAGGAACCAACACGACATTGTCATTGAGTCCATTGAGTCCAATTGGGTGTGAGTATGAGGATCGGGAAGCCAAGAAGCAGAAAAACGCGTTGTCATTGAGTCCTTTGAGTGCAATCAGGGGCGAGTCAGAGGATCAAGAAGCCAGGAAGCAAAGAATTGTGATGTCATTGGATTTGGATCTCAACCTTCCTGCCCCTCTAGAGGATCAAGTGGGAGAATCAAAGTTCGCCTTTGCCTCCAAAGAACAAccgcagcagcagcagcagcagcaacaacaacaactacAACCACCGCCTCTCGTGTTGTCCACCGGCCCCACTTTGGTGGATTGTCAATACTGA